One region of Wyeomyia smithii strain HCP4-BCI-WySm-NY-G18 chromosome 3, ASM2978416v1, whole genome shotgun sequence genomic DNA includes:
- the LOC129730617 gene encoding uncharacterized protein LOC129730617 isoform X2, which translates to MNFSKLDHLADRLLAELETDLEPAFKRQSEVVLRHDTVVHHNQDWCVALQRHLELVQSQQSMLQDHERLLERQFAALEQSISTLEQCPRQAWPWCVGGAANSSRTSRGGSNTKSPLAGLFNERNELYQRLLKLPTEMNRFEHELLPNVERLRGEIDDVRTGYEKNISAGDDRRRRQ; encoded by the exons ATGAATTTTTCCAAACTGGATCACCTGGCGGACCGGTTGTTGGCTGAACTTGAGACTGACCTTGAACCTGCCTTCAAACGGCAGTCGGAAGTCGTTCTCCGACACGATACTGTTGTGCACCACAACCAGGACTGG TGTGTAGCCTTACAGCGCCATCTAGAGCTAGTGCAGAGTCAACAATCAATGCTGCAGGATCACGAACGTTTGCTCGAGCGGCAGTTTGCCGCGTTGGAACAATCAATCAGCACTTTGGAGCAGTGTCCTCGCCAAGCGTGGCCGTGGTGCGTCGGTGGAGCTGCCAACTCCAGTCGTACTAGCCGTGGTGGCAGCAACACCAAATCCCCTTTGGCGGGTTTATTCAACGAGCGGAACGAACT TTATCAACGTTTGCTCAAGCTTCCCACCGAAATGAACCGTTTCGAGCACGAGCTGCTGCCAAACGTGGAACGGCTGCGGGGTGAGATTGACGATGTTCGAACTGGCTACGAAAAG
- the LOC129730617 gene encoding uncharacterized protein LOC129730617 isoform X1 yields the protein MNFSKLDHLADRLLAELETDLEPAFKRQSEVVLRHDTVVHHNQDWCVALQRHLELVQSQQSMLQDHERLLERQFAALEQSISTLEQCPRQAWPWCVGGAANSSRTSRGGSNTKSPLAGLFNERNELYQRLLKLPTEMNRFEHELLPNVERLRGEIDDVRTGYEKRCPIVGVMAALTELLLSVERQLDTIDGMLIANRDRLSECGMGREQSMPSFFMALFGKHDNQAVGGDKRR from the exons ATGAATTTTTCCAAACTGGATCACCTGGCGGACCGGTTGTTGGCTGAACTTGAGACTGACCTTGAACCTGCCTTCAAACGGCAGTCGGAAGTCGTTCTCCGACACGATACTGTTGTGCACCACAACCAGGACTGG TGTGTAGCCTTACAGCGCCATCTAGAGCTAGTGCAGAGTCAACAATCAATGCTGCAGGATCACGAACGTTTGCTCGAGCGGCAGTTTGCCGCGTTGGAACAATCAATCAGCACTTTGGAGCAGTGTCCTCGCCAAGCGTGGCCGTGGTGCGTCGGTGGAGCTGCCAACTCCAGTCGTACTAGCCGTGGTGGCAGCAACACCAAATCCCCTTTGGCGGGTTTATTCAACGAGCGGAACGAACT TTATCAACGTTTGCTCAAGCTTCCCACCGAAATGAACCGTTTCGAGCACGAGCTGCTGCCAAACGTGGAACGGCTGCGGGGTGAGATTGACGATGTTCGAACTGGCTACGAAAAG CGGTGCCCAATCGTGGGTGTAATGGCCGCCCTCACGGAGCTGCTGCTGTCAGTGGAAAGACAGCTGGATACCATCGATGGGATGCTGATAGCGAACAGGGATCGGCTTAGCGAGTGCGGCATGGGTAGAGAACAGTCGATGCCCTCGTTTTTTATGGCACTCTTCGGCAAACATGATAATCAGGCAGTTGGTGGTGATAAGAGGCGATGA